In the Anastrepha obliqua isolate idAnaObli1 chromosome 1, idAnaObli1_1.0, whole genome shotgun sequence genome, one interval contains:
- the LOC129240520 gene encoding sodium-coupled monocarboxylate transporter 1 yields MTDIDDIIAKLQRFTWPDYGVFIAMFVICIMIGIYFGFMHRSLSESDYLMGGRNMLILPIALSLVASFISGITLLGLPTEVYSYGIQYLYVSLGVMAMGVVMGVFYLPVFHELNITSTYEYLESRFDRRLRMYGSVMFAVMNVAYLPIVIYVPALAFNQVTGVSVHTITPIVCIVCIFYTSLGGIRAVVWTDVVQTVSMVGALILVAIKGTHDIGGAGVVLQNAWDTNRIEGPDLSINPTVRHTLWSQLIGGVFYWTQTNAVSQNMIQRYLALPTLRAARIALFIFCLGVLVMMALCGYNGLLIYATYKNCDPLITKLAKARDQLLPLFVMDTLGDYPGLTGLFIAGVFSAALSSLSTCLNSMSAVVLEDFVKPFVKRPLTESAINWIMKSVVVGMGAMCVCLVYVVEHMGTVLQLTMSLEAITNGPLFGIFSIGIFMPWISGNSALTGGIVGVIAMSWISLKAQWAIASGAIKYQTKQITVDQCEYQFDRTGLQLSSANLTELNAAAEEIFPLYRISYMWFTCLGALITIFIAILYSSIAGGHDPKKVDATLLTPCIRKYVQTDEDYKHASIHQHVKEK; encoded by the exons ATGACTGATATAGATGATATTATCGCGAAGTTGCAGCGCTTCACTTGGCCGGATTATGGCGTTTTCATAGCTATGTTTGTGATCTGCATAATGATTGGCATCTACTTTGGATTCATGCATCGCAGCCTCTCGGAGTCCGACTATCTAATGGGTGGACGCAATATGCTTATACTGCCCATTGCCCTTTCGCTGGTGGCGAGTTTTATTTCTGGCATCACTTTATTGGGATTGCCGACGGAAGTCTACTCCTATGGGATACAGTATTTATATGTCTCACTGGGAGTAATGGCTATGGGAGTGGTTATGGGAGTATTTTATCTACCCGTATTTCACGAGTTGAACATCACATCAACGTATGAG TATCTAGAAAGCCGTTTCGATCGACGTCTACGCATGTATGGGTCCGTGATGTTCGCAGTTATGAAC GTCGCATACCTACCTATCGTAATTTATGTGCCCGCATTGGCCTTCAATCAAGTGACCGGAGTTTCCGTGCACACCATCACACCGATTGTCTGCATAGTTTGCATCTTCTACACCAGTTTG GGTGGCATCAGAGCAGTCGTGTGGACGGATGTGGTGCAGACAGTATCAATGGTGGGCGCTCTAATACTGGTAGCCATCAAGGGTACCCATGACATAGGCGGAGCGGGTGTGGTACTACAGAACGCTTGGGATACAAATCGCATTGAAGGACCCGA CTTGAGTATAAATCCAACAGTGCGGCATACGCTGTGGTCCCAGTTGATCGGCGGCGTATTCTACTGGACGCAGACCAATGCAGTTTCGCAGAATATGATTCAGCGTTATCTCGCATTGCCCACTTTGCGCGCCGCGCGCATTGCTTTATTCATCTTTTGCCTTGGTGTATTGGTTATGATGGCGCTTTGTGGCTACAATGGCTTGCTAATTTATGCCACATACAAAAACTGCGATCCGCTCATTACAAAG CTGGCGAAGGCGCGCGATCAACTGCTGCCACTCTTCGTAATGGACACATTAGGTGATTATCCTGGGCTTACTGGCCTCTTCATCGCGGGAGTTTTTAGCGCCGCCTTGAGTTCGCTTTCCACTTGTTTGAATTCGATGTCGGCCGTGGTGCTGGAAGACTTTGTGAAACCTTTTGTGAAACGTCCGCTGACTGAGTCGGCCATCAATTGGATCATGAAATCGGTTGTGGTGGGAATGGGTGCCATGTGCGTTTGTCTGGTCTATGTAGTTGAGCACATGGGAACTGTGTTGCAGTTGACCATGAGTCTAGAGGCTATTACCAATGGACCACTATTTGGCATATTCAGTATTGGCATTTTCATGCCTTGGATAAGTGGCAAT AGCGCTTTGACTGGTGGCATTGTGGGCGTTATTGCCATGTCATGGATTAGCTTGAAGGCGCAATGGGCTATAGCCTCCGGCGCTATTAAATATCAGACAAAGCAGATCACTGTTGACCAGTGCGAATATCAATTCGATAGAACAGGCTTGCAATTGAGTAGCGCCAATTTGACGGAGCTGAATGCGGCAGcaga GGAAATATTTCCATTGTATCGCATATCTTATATGTGGTTTACTTGCCTGGGTGCTTTGATCACAATTTTCATTGCTATTCTGTATTCGAGCATTGCGGGTGGCCACGATCCGAAGAAAGTGGACGCGACGCTTCTGACTCCCTGtataagaaaatatgtacaaaccGATGAGGATTACAAGCATGCAAGC atccatcaacatgtCAAGGAGAAATAA